The Flavobacteriales bacterium genomic sequence TTGTGCAGATATCCATTTCACACCGAATGCAGCGGAAATTGCTGCAACGATTGTCGAAAAGGTTCGCGTAAACCCAGGCAATTATGCGGATAAGAAGAAATTCGAAACGATTGAATACACAGACGAATCGTATCAAGAAGAACTGGCACGGATTCGCGAACGTTTTATTCCGCTTGTTGAAATCTGCAAAAAGCATGGAACTGCCATGCGAATTGGCACAAACCACGGATCGCTTTCCGATCGGATTCTAAGTAGATATGGCGATACGCCATTGGGAATGGTGGAGTCTGCAATGGAATTCCTGCGCATCTGTCGCGATTTAGATTACCACGACATTATTCTTTCCATGAAGGCCAGCAACACGCAAGTAATGGTGCAAGCATATAGGCTCCTTGTAGCCACTATGCTTGAAAATGGAATGAATTATCCACTGCATTTGGGTGTTACCGAAGCTGGCGAAGGCGAAGATGGCCGCATCAAGTCTGCAGTTGGTATTGGAACTTTACTGGAAGATGGTTTAGGCGATACAGTGCGTGTTTCTCTTACGGAAGATCCAGAGTTTGAAATCCCTGTTGCCAAGGCATTGGTAGCCAGATACGAACAGCGTGTAGAAGAACAAAAGTCCATCGTTCCGTATTCTAATTACCCAATTGATGCTTTTCAATTTCACAAACGAACCACCTCTTCTGTTCAGAACATTGGAGGAGAAAATGTGCCGCGCGTGATTGCCGATCTATCCAATAAGGAATCAATCTCACCTGCCAACCTATTCGCTTTCGGTTATCATTATTCAGTTGAATCCGACAAATGGAATCTCAGCGATCAAGCTTGCGATTACGTCTTTATTGGCAATTCCAGTCTGAATTTCAATATCCCAGGGACGCTTGGAGTCATTCAGGATCATCAGGTCTGGAAAGCGGGAAATGCACAACATTATCCGCTTTTCGATGCTTCATCTTTTTCGAGTGCAGTATTTCGGTCGGACAAATTGAATTTCATTAAGCTAACGATTGAAGACCTAACGGACTCTTTTATCTCAAAATTAAAGAATGATGCTACCGTTGTTCTTGTTCTTCTAACTGAAAACGAACACGCTTTGGCAGAACTGAGAAGAGCAATTGCACTGCTGATTGAGCACGGATCGGAAACGCCAGTGATCATTCATCGAAACTATGATTTGGATGAAAATGAATTCCAACTTTATTCCGCAACTGATATAGGCGGCTTGTTGATCGATGGATTGGGCGATGGTTGCTGGATAACGAATACGCGTATTCCGAATAAGGTAATGAACAGTACTGCCTTTGGCATTCTGCAAGCTGCTAGGGCAAGAACATCCAAAACGGAATATATCTCATGTCCAAGTTGCGGCAGAACGCTCTTTGACCTGCAAGAAACCACTGCGAAAATCAGGAATAGAACCGATCATCTGAAAGGTATAAAAATCGGAATCATGGGTTGTATTGTGAACGGCCCGGGGGAAATGGCCGATGCGGACTATGGATATGTCGGCACAGGAAAGGGCAAAATAACGCTCTACAAGGGACAAGAAGTGGTTAGGCGTAATGTTCCGTCAGAAAGCGCTTTAGAAGCCTTGGAAGAGCTCATTAAGGAACATGGTGATTGGGTTGAGCGACCAACCGTTGAAGCATAAAAAAAGGAGCCGCATGGCTCCTTTTTCATTTTACATCTTTTCAATCAGCTTCTCGCGCTCCCACGATTTGCCTGTGAGCTCTTCCCACTTAGCTTTCATCTCAGCAATTCGAACTTGCTCAGCTTCGTAGTCAACTTTCTCATTGTCTTTATTAGCCTCAATCTTAATGACATACTGGTCAATTCTCGCTTTCAAAGCATCTGCCTCTTTCTTAATGTTCTCTGGCGAACGCTCCGTAGCTGTAGCTCCAGCATTGTCTTGTGCAAAGGTTTGAGTTGCTGTTAGCGTAATGGCACTTACTGCAAGTATAAATGTGATCTTCTTCATAGTTCAATTTTTCTTGGGATTAAAAATAGGTATAAAAAAGAGTCCCGATGAAATTCATCGGGACTCTTAAAATCAATTCAACAGATTATCAGTCTATCATGATCTTGCGAGTAACAACACCTTCTAAAGTGGCCACTTGCAACAGATATGTTCCTTTCGAAAGGTTCAAGTTCATGTTCTTGCGGAAGTTTCCGTTAAGAACAACACCTTCTGTGTAAACCTGACGACCTGCAATGTCAAGAACAACGATCTGAGCGTCAGCATCAACACCTGTTACCTCAACCACAAACCGTCCGTTTGATGGGTTTGGATACACAGACAATCCATTTTCAACTGCCTCGGCAATCGTTGTCGGAATATCCGTTACCTGAATAGCTTCACAGTATTCAGAAGTACATCCATTCTCATCTGTGACGGTCAAACAAACGGTGTATGGACCATCAACAGCATAAGCGTGCGTTGGGCTGGCAACTACTTCTGTACCGCCATCTCCAAAATCCCAAGCCCAATCAGTAACACTGCTGGACGAAGTACTTGCATCTGTAAAAGCTACAGAAAGACCAGTAGCAGCATACGTGAAGGATGCGTCAACAGTTGTTTCTGTAAGCGTAACCATCGCGTCACCTGAAGCACCATTATAGCCATCAACTTGAACATAGTACGTGGATCCAGCGGTAAGTCCGCATAAGTTAACCAAGCTGGTTCCGAATACGGTTGCACCCGAATTATCATCGTTAGCACCCTCAAGAACACCAGTTCCTGACAACAAATCCTGACAGCTTGCAGCCGAATAAACAGCAACCTGAGTATCATAATCAGAGTTATCAGTGCTCACCGTCATATTACCAGACGCTGGAGCTACAAAAGTGAACCAGACGCTATTCTCAAGTGTCAGCGAAAAGCTACACCATCCGCCTTGGTCACTGCAAGAAGCAGCTGCACCTGGAACCGCTTCTCCTGCCTCAACTGTTGCTCCAACGTTTGAAAATGGTCCGTTCGAACCCATCACGAGCGCGCTTGCATTGCAAACATCATCATTACTTGGAGGGAATGCACAACTAACCGAAAGTTCAAAATCGCCTATCTCAGTTCCATCATAACCTCCAACATAGATGTAATAATTTGCACCTACCGTGGTCGGAAACGAAAGAATGGATGTCCAACCACTCACATAAATATCTCCTCCATCTTCATCAAAATCGATTCCAGCATTGCCGCAACCGTCAGTGTAGCCGATTCGTGTATCATAATTTGTACCTGCATTATCGGTAGACAGCGTAACGAAACTTCCATCTCCCACAAGCGAGTACCAAACTCCAGCGCCTGGAACGATATCCAATTCATCAGCATTTGTTGCTAAAGTGGTGGAACCGAACACTACGTCATCGCAAGCAATGGCAATAGCACCTGTACATAAATCATTTGCAGGTCCGCAAACCTCAACAGTGATCGGTGCACCAGTTGCATCCAAATTAGCACAGATACTTCCACCTCCTTGTACAAGAGAAGGAAGGACATCCAACGCACTGGTAGTACCGAATACTACACCGCTTAGGTCAAGTGTAAGCGGATTGTAAACAAGGGTGTGGATAATGTAATCTCCTTCTGCCGTAACAGTAAAATCAGGTGTTGCAGCAGCATCTTCAATGATCAAACCTGGGTTAGAAGTAAGAACATACAATACCGAATATCCAGTAGGAACTACCGGAGCAGCATTCTCTGTTGCAGAAATATCCGCAGAACCAGCATCTAGACAAACTGGGCTTACATCCGCGGTAAGCGTTCCTGCATCAGGCGCTTCTACAGTTATAGGTGCTCCTACAACATCAAGCGCTGCACAAATGTTATTTGCTTGAACGATAGCCAGCACATCTGCTGCTGCAGTTGTTCCGAAAACAACGCCACTCAAATCCAATGTTGCAGGGCTGTATACAAGCGTATGAATCGTGTAATCGCCACCCTCAGTGACAGTAAAATCAGGTGTGCTGTTTACTGCTTCAATTATGAGACCAGGGTTTGAAGTCAAAACGTAAGCTTCTACGTACCCACTTGGGATAACGGAAGCTGTTGCTTCAGTAGCTGAAATATCAGCAGAACCACCATCCAGACATACTGGACTTGCATCGGCTGTAAGCGTTCCTGCAGCAGCAGTACAGTTACAAGTAACTGACAGCTCGAACTCTCCAGCATCTGAAGATCCTGCAATCCATGAAGCTACGTACAAGTAATACGTGGTTCCCGCTGTGGTAAACGCAGTAATTGTTGAAGGTCCAAATGTTGTTCCGCAACCATCATCATCTTGGTCGATTTCAGTCTGTACACCTGAACAATCTCCAGTCAGAAGAGTGATTTCAGTATCATACAGGTTTGCAGGGTCGTCAATTGTTGAGCAAGTGCTAAAAGTTACGTCTTGTCCATTTCCTTCGAACGTGTACCAAACACCAGCACCACTAGATGAAATTTGTTCAGTTGCAAACGTATTGTCGCCCGTAACAACATCTCCACAGGCAATGGAAATTGCATTTGTGCAAAGGTCATTTGCAGGAGGAGTACAAGCAGACGAAGTAAGGCTCAACAAATACGTTCCAGACTCGCCATATATTGATGTGACATAAATATAATACGTTTGTCCATTAACAGTTGAGAATCCCGAAATCTCCGAGGCCAGATTGCTCGGAAAGCTAATATCATCGTTAGACGCAACGCATGTTCCTCCACAAGTTGTCGATATCCCTAGATAAGTATCATATCCAGAGCCATCCAAGGATATTGTATAATCCGAACCATCGCCAACAAAAGAATACCAGACGCCTGGGTCTCCATCGGCACAAGAAAGCTCTCCAGTAGCATTGCCGCTAGATGTATTCCCAATAAATGAGTCACCACAAACTAAAGGTGTTGCATCCGCGCAAAGATCGTTTGGCGGGGCTGGTAGAGCGGCACATGTAACACTAAGGTCAAAATCACCAGTTACGCCTTGAGTTGTACTCCAGTGACCAACATATATGTAGTAATCCAAGCCTGCCCATGCTTCAAACGATAATTCTGAATAAGGTAAACAACCGTCATCATCACTACCAACATCAATGCGGTTGTTACAATCTCCTGCAAAAACTGCTATCTCGGTATCAAAACCAGAGGTAGAAGTACAAGTGCCTACGGTAACCAATTGGTTATCTCCACTATAGACATACCATACACCAATGCCAATGTCAGGAGTTCCACCTGTATTTGTGGCCCCTACGGTGGTCCCACTAACCACGTCTGAGCAAGCCACAGCAATGGCACCTGAACACAGGTCATTTGATGGAGCTCCACCAGAAGGTGCCGGTTGGGCAACAACAATTGTCGAAATTGCTAAACCAAGAAACGTCAGAAAAATCTTTGATCTATTGTATAATGTTTTCATGTCTTTCTTTTACGGGTTATTTCTTCTTTGAATTTGCATCTAACCAAGCTTTCTTCTCGGCTTCCGAAGCAAAACGCTCCTCCTTTACAGGAACAACAGCATTTATCTTCGCCCCAGTTGTAAGTTGGCTAGAAACGACCTTCATATTTGCTTTATATTCAGCAGGATTTGCTTCAATCCAAGCTTGTTTCTCCTCTGCAGATACGGCTTTAACCGAACCATTCATTTCAGCATAGGCCTCTGGATTTGCATTGATCCATGCTTGCTTTTCAGCATCCGAATCGAACTTCGGTATACTATTGCTCTGCGCCATTCCCACATGGTAGGAACCCACTAACAGACCAACAGCCACTACTCGTCTAAGTGTTTTCATGTTTGTTGTAGATTAATTAAGGTTTGATATTGTTCAGTCGTAAGGTGTGCAAGGTAGGTATTTCGCTTAAGAACGCAACATTTGTATCGTCCGTCACGCACAAATCGTGACTGCTGAAAGACGATTTTCGAACATAAACGCACATAACACATTGACCCGGACTAAAAACAAAAAGCCCTGCCAATAATTGGCAGGGCTTCCTTAACCGTAAGAATTTGAAGCGACTTATTTTACCTGGATCTTTTGAATCAGATTAGATGATTCCGTCATCACATTCAAAATGTAAGAACCTGATGAAAGGTCGATACTCAAGTTTTTCTTGAAGTTGTTCGAAAGAAGAATTGCTTCAGAATACACCATTCTTCCAGCCATATCAGTGATCAGCAATTGACCTTTACCTTCTGCGCCATCAATAGATACGGTAAACAATCCATTAGACGGGTTCGGGTAAACATTGGCCGCAATCTTATCAGAAGCGTCTACGCCTGTTACGACTTCACAATAGGTTACCGTTATATCATAGTTATTAGAACCTGAACCACAAGGGTACTGATCAAAAGCCAGCGGGTATATTGCCATAACATAAGTTCCTGGTGTAGCTGCGTAAGTGAGCGACCCACTGCCACAAACATCGGTTATTTCCGTAGCTAGCGGGGTACCAATGCTTGCACAACTTGCGGCTACGGCAACCACTAAAGGCATGCCACCACTAAATGCCACATCGATATTGGTGTTTTCTGTAACCACCAATTCAAACCAATCCAAGTCTCTAGTTCCTGCATCTGCCCAAAGTGTACCTGAAACAGAACCTCCGCAAGCAATAGACTCGTACGTTGAAGGGCCTGGTATGTTCAAACATCCTCCATTGACATCAGCACCGCAAGCTTCCGATTCTGCTGTGTTTCCTTGCGATGTGTATGAACATGGACACTGAATTGAGAATGTCTGTGTTTCAGTATCGATGAATTCGTTATCCACCAGAATCAGATATTCTGTTCCAGCTGTCAGGTTCATTGGGTAAGACCCCAAGGTGTCCGCATCTATCAAACACGTCCAACCCAAAGAGTCACATCCTAAACTGGCTGGTTTAAACATGTAATCCAGCCAACTATTTCCTGTTGCAGCAGTGATATCCAAAGTATGAACGCCACTTACAGAAGGCGTAAAGCTGTAAAGCTGTTCCTGACCACCTACATTGAACCCACAAGGGCCAGTGAAGAAGAAATCAAGTACACCTGCACCACCGAGTGTAAGAGTCTGAGGAGCACTACAACTTGGAATAGTGACAATGTCATCGCAAGGATTGTTGAACCCTGCAACCACAACGTTATCGATTGCAAAACCATCGGCCCAAGCGGTACCGTCATCGTGAAGAAATCCAAACATCATTTGGTCATTGAAGGTGTAATCGGTTCCGCTAACGGTGATGGTTGTAGGAAGCACAACTCCATCTTCTATCCATGACGGGTCTTCGGTCATTGCCAAATAAAGCCACGTTACGCCAGCATCGTAGGAAATCGTAAAGTACGCAGCGGAGCCCCATTCTGCGGTGTAAAAACGATCGAAAAGAAAATAGACAGAATCGAAGCTGGTCAGATTCAGAACAGGGCTATTCAGTTGATCGTTCGACATGTCGCAGTTACAATCATCGTCATTTGAAATGGCAAACTGGCTTGCATCGAGCGATGCTGGCACATCCCATGATCCGGTCATATAACTGGTTACACCAAAGGTCCAACCATCTGAACCAGTAGCCTGAACTCTTGTCCAACCTGCTGGCAGCGCTCCAGTTTCGAAATCTTCGACCAGGAGAACCCCGTAATTCTGTGCCATTGCAAACTGACACATGATGGCAAATAAAAATACGTATGTAAAAAGTGTTTTCATGTTTTGATTAAATAGGTAGGAAGACAATTGTATGTTCCGAACACTGAGAACTTCGGATGAGCCGCGTATAATTATTTATCGCCAGTTTTCTTAACCTTCGGCTCGGCAGTCGCTGCTTTTTCAGCGGCACGTGCTTTCATTTGCTCTTCCGTCATTACGGCCTTGCTCGTGTTTGCAGCATCAACGCGCTTTACAGTGGCAACACGCTTGTCAATCTTGGCAGCTTCAACCTTTTTCGGTTGCCCTTCAACCTTTTTAAGTGATTCTTTCGATTCCATTTTAACCCGAGTGGAAGTCGTGGTCTTCTCGCTTGCATTCTGAGCATTTGCCATGCCGAACGAAAAACAAACGAGGGTGATGAGTGTAAATAATTGTTTCATGTTTTTGATGTTTAGATTTTGTGTGTGTCACAAAATTAACATAAGCAACATGATTTATTAAACCTGAAAACGAGCGTTTTACAACGGTTTTCGATTAGACATAACCAGAGAGTCGAGTTTGCTAACCAGGGCTTGAAAACTTGGTCTTGAGCTTTCTGAAATTGGAACGGATGCGGGCAATTGTTCCTTTCTGTGGTCAACCTGTTTCCCGTTTTTCCAGAAACGGAAACATACGTGCGGTCCGGTGGCAAGTCCGGTGCTGCCTACATAT encodes the following:
- a CDS encoding T9SS type A sorting domain-containing protein translates to MKTLFTYVFLFAIMCQFAMAQNYGVLLVEDFETGALPAGWTRVQATGSDGWTFGVTSYMTGSWDVPASLDASQFAISNDDDCNCDMSNDQLNSPVLNLTSFDSVYFLFDRFYTAEWGSAAYFTISYDAGVTWLYLAMTEDPSWIEDGVVLPTTITVSGTDYTFNDQMMFGFLHDDGTAWADGFAIDNVVVAGFNNPCDDIVTIPSCSAPQTLTLGGAGVLDFFFTGPCGFNVGGQEQLYSFTPSVSGVHTLDITAATGNSWLDYMFKPASLGCDSLGWTCLIDADTLGSYPMNLTAGTEYLILVDNEFIDTETQTFSIQCPCSYTSQGNTAESEACGADVNGGCLNIPGPSTYESIACGGSVSGTLWADAGTRDLDWFELVVTENTNIDVAFSGGMPLVVAVAASCASIGTPLATEITDVCGSGSLTYAATPGTYVMAIYPLAFDQYPCGSGSNNYDITVTYCEVVTGVDASDKIAANVYPNPSNGLFTVSIDGAEGKGQLLITDMAGRMVYSEAILLSNNFKKNLSIDLSSGSYILNVMTESSNLIQKIQVK
- a CDS encoding T9SS type A sorting domain-containing protein, encoding MKTLYNRSKIFLTFLGLAISTIVVAQPAPSGGAPSNDLCSGAIAVACSDVVSGTTVGATNTGGTPDIGIGVWYVYSGDNQLVTVGTCTSTSGFDTEIAVFAGDCNNRIDVGSDDDGCLPYSELSFEAWAGLDYYIYVGHWSTTQGVTGDFDLSVTCAALPAPPNDLCADATPLVCGDSFIGNTSSGNATGELSCADGDPGVWYSFVGDGSDYTISLDGSGYDTYLGISTTCGGTCVASNDDISFPSNLASEISGFSTVNGQTYYIYVTSIYGESGTYLLSLTSSACTPPANDLCTNAISIACGDVVTGDNTFATEQISSSGAGVWYTFEGNGQDVTFSTCSTIDDPANLYDTEITLLTGDCSGVQTEIDQDDDGCGTTFGPSTITAFTTAGTTYYLYVASWIAGSSDAGEFELSVTCNCTAAAGTLTADASPVCLDGGSADISATEATASVIPSGYVEAYVLTSNPGLIIEAVNSTPDFTVTEGGDYTIHTLVYSPATLDLSGVVFGTTAAADVLAIVQANNICAALDVVGAPITVEAPDAGTLTADVSPVCLDAGSADISATENAAPVVPTGYSVLYVLTSNPGLIIEDAAATPDFTVTAEGDYIIHTLVYNPLTLDLSGVVFGTTSALDVLPSLVQGGGSICANLDATGAPITVEVCGPANDLCTGAIAIACDDVVFGSTTLATNADELDIVPGAGVWYSLVGDGSFVTLSTDNAGTNYDTRIGYTDGCGNAGIDFDEDGGDIYVSGWTSILSFPTTVGANYYIYVGGYDGTEIGDFELSVSCAFPPSNDDVCNASALVMGSNGPFSNVGATVEAGEAVPGAAASCSDQGGWCSFSLTLENSVWFTFVAPASGNMTVSTDNSDYDTQVAVYSAASCQDLLSGTGVLEGANDDNSGATVFGTSLVNLCGLTAGSTYYVQVDGYNGASGDAMVTLTETTVDASFTYAATGLSVAFTDASTSSSSVTDWAWDFGDGGTEVVASPTHAYAVDGPYTVCLTVTDENGCTSEYCEAIQVTDIPTTIAEAVENGLSVYPNPSNGRFVVEVTGVDADAQIVVLDIAGRQVYTEGVVLNGNFRKNMNLNLSKGTYLLQVATLEGVVTRKIMID
- a CDS encoding 2-hydroxyacyl-CoA dehydratase family protein — translated: MKKITFILAVSAITLTATQTFAQDNAGATATERSPENIKKEADALKARIDQYVIKIEANKDNEKVDYEAEQVRIAEMKAKWEELTGKSWEREKLIEKM
- the ispG gene encoding (E)-4-hydroxy-3-methylbut-2-enyl-diphosphate synthase, encoding MPHKKYCNSLTSYNRLQTREVMVGKIGIGGNNPVRVQSMTTTDTMDTEATMAQSIRMIEAGCELVRITAPSMKEAANLANIKAGLRSKGYETPICADIHFTPNAAEIAATIVEKVRVNPGNYADKKKFETIEYTDESYQEELARIRERFIPLVEICKKHGTAMRIGTNHGSLSDRILSRYGDTPLGMVESAMEFLRICRDLDYHDIILSMKASNTQVMVQAYRLLVATMLENGMNYPLHLGVTEAGEGEDGRIKSAVGIGTLLEDGLGDTVRVSLTEDPEFEIPVAKALVARYEQRVEEQKSIVPYSNYPIDAFQFHKRTTSSVQNIGGENVPRVIADLSNKESISPANLFAFGYHYSVESDKWNLSDQACDYVFIGNSSLNFNIPGTLGVIQDHQVWKAGNAQHYPLFDASSFSSAVFRSDKLNFIKLTIEDLTDSFISKLKNDATVVLVLLTENEHALAELRRAIALLIEHGSETPVIIHRNYDLDENEFQLYSATDIGGLLIDGLGDGCWITNTRIPNKVMNSTAFGILQAARARTSKTEYISCPSCGRTLFDLQETTAKIRNRTDHLKGIKIGIMGCIVNGPGEMADADYGYVGTGKGKITLYKGQEVVRRNVPSESALEALEELIKEHGDWVERPTVEA